The DNA sequence CGGGTCGGCGAACACCAGGTCGAAGCGCCGCGGCGCCGGCTTCGCCAGCGCCGCCGCGACGGTGGACCGGCGCACATGCACGCCCCGGAGCCCGGTGGCGGTGATGTTGGCCGTGATCACGCGCGCCGCCCGTGCGTCGGACTCCACCAACAGCGCGCCCGACGCCCCGCGTGAGAGCGCCTCGAGGGCCAACGCGCCCGAGCCCGCGTAAAGGTCGAGCACCTGCAAGCCGGTGAAGTCCACCCGTGCGTCGAGAGCGCTGAACAGCGCCTCACGGACGCGATCGGAGGTGGGGCGGGTGCCGGCCCCCGGCACCGCGAGCCTGCGGCCCCGTGCGCTGCCGGTGATGATCCGCATCAGGATTCGATCTCGACGAGCAGGTCGCCGCCCTCCACCTGGGCGACCTGCGTGATCGCGGTACGTGCGACGGTGCCGGCCACCGGTGTGGTGATCGCGGCCTCCATCTTCATCGCCTCGATGCTCCCGACGACATCGCCCGCCGACAGACGGGCCCCGGCCTGGACGGCCAGGGTGACCACCCCGGCGAACGGCGCCG is a window from the Tomitella gaofuii genome containing:
- the rsmD gene encoding 16S rRNA (guanine(966)-N(2))-methyltransferase RsmD, with the translated sequence MMRIITGSARGRRLAVPGAGTRPTSDRVREALFSALDARVDFTGLQVLDLYAGSGALALEALSRGASGALLVESDARAARVITANITATGLRGVHVRRSTVAAALAKPAPRRFDLVFADPPYSVPDAQVAAALEALAAGWLAAEALVVVERASRGAATPWPEGYGDVAVKRYGETRIEIATCYGLGS